In the genome of Streptomyces sp. V2I9, one region contains:
- a CDS encoding Nif3-like dinuclear metal center hexameric protein, whose translation MPRLSEVIAALDALWPPERAEGWDAVGTVCGDPDAEIDRVLFAVDPVQEIADEALELGAQLIVTHHPLYLRGTTTVAAGTFKGRVVHTLIKHDVALHVAHTNADTADPGVSDALAGALDLRVTGPLVPDPTDPRGRRGLGRICALDHPETLAAFAARAAARLPATAQGIRLAGDPEALVRTVAVSGGSGDSLFDAVRAAGVDAFLTADLRHHPVSEAVQHTPLGLVDAAHWATEQPWCEQAAAQLDALSDRHGWGLRVHVSKRVTDPWTTHHSSGAPN comes from the coding sequence GTGCCCCGTCTGTCTGAAGTCATCGCCGCCCTCGACGCCCTCTGGCCGCCCGAGCGGGCCGAGGGATGGGACGCGGTCGGGACGGTCTGCGGCGACCCGGACGCGGAGATCGACCGGGTGCTGTTCGCCGTCGACCCCGTCCAGGAGATCGCCGACGAGGCCCTGGAACTCGGCGCGCAACTGATCGTCACCCACCACCCGCTCTACCTGCGCGGAACGACGACGGTCGCCGCCGGCACCTTCAAGGGCCGGGTCGTCCACACGCTCATCAAGCACGACGTCGCGCTCCACGTCGCCCACACCAACGCCGACACCGCCGACCCCGGCGTCTCCGACGCCCTCGCCGGTGCCCTGGACCTGCGCGTCACCGGCCCCCTCGTACCGGATCCCACCGACCCCCGCGGGCGGCGCGGACTCGGCCGGATCTGCGCACTGGACCACCCCGAGACCCTGGCCGCCTTCGCCGCGCGGGCCGCCGCCCGGCTCCCCGCCACCGCGCAGGGCATCCGGCTGGCCGGCGACCCGGAGGCGCTCGTCCGCACCGTCGCCGTCAGCGGCGGCTCCGGCGACAGCCTCTTCGACGCCGTGCGCGCCGCGGGCGTCGACGCCTTCCTCACCGCCGACCTGCGCCACCACCCGGTGTCCGAAGCCGTGCAGCACACGCCGCTCGGCCTCGTCGACGCCGCGCACTGGGCCACCGAGCAGCCCTGGTGCGAGCAGGCGGCCGCCCAGCTCGACGCGCTTTCCGACCGCCACGGATGGGGCCTGCGGGTCCACGTCTCGAAGCGGGTCACCGACCCCTGGACCACCCACCATTCCTCTGGAGCCCCCAACTGA
- the eda gene encoding bifunctional 4-hydroxy-2-oxoglutarate aldolase/2-dehydro-3-deoxy-phosphogluconate aldolase produces the protein MTSASAPAAPPDVSVLDLAPVLPVVVLHDAADAVPLARALVAGGLPAIEVTLRTPAALASIRAMATEVPGAVVGAGTVLSPRHVRDTVEAGARFLVSPGWTEALLEAMKASGVPFLPGVSTTSEVVALLERGVTEMKFFPAEAAGGTDYLRALSAPLPRARFCPTGGISAGSAPSYLSLPNVGCVGGSWMVPGDAVAAKDWDRVARLAAEAAALAP, from the coding sequence ATGACCTCCGCCTCCGCGCCCGCCGCCCCGCCCGACGTCTCCGTGCTGGACCTCGCGCCCGTCCTCCCCGTCGTCGTCCTGCACGACGCAGCCGACGCGGTGCCGCTGGCACGGGCGCTGGTGGCGGGTGGGCTGCCCGCGATCGAGGTGACGCTGCGGACGCCCGCCGCACTGGCGTCGATCCGGGCCATGGCCACCGAGGTGCCGGGGGCGGTGGTCGGCGCCGGCACGGTGCTCTCGCCGCGGCACGTACGGGACACCGTCGAGGCCGGAGCCCGGTTCCTGGTCAGTCCGGGGTGGACGGAAGCGCTGCTGGAGGCCATGAAGGCGTCCGGCGTACCGTTCCTGCCGGGTGTCTCGACCACCTCCGAGGTGGTGGCCCTGCTGGAGCGCGGGGTGACCGAGATGAAGTTCTTCCCGGCCGAGGCGGCAGGCGGCACGGACTATCTCAGGGCCCTGTCCGCACCGCTCCCCCGGGCCCGGTTCTGCCCCACCGGCGGCATCTCGGCCGGCTCCGCGCCCTCGTACCTCTCCCTTCCCAACGTCGGCTGCGTGGGCGGCAGTTGGATGGTTCCGGGTGACGCGGTGGCGGCGAAGGACTGGGACCGCGTGGCCCGCCTGGCGGCCGAGGCGGCGGCACTCGCCCCGTGA
- a CDS encoding glycosyltransferase family 2 protein, producing MSAPRIGVSIVTMGDRPQAVEALLASVAMQDVRPTRLVIIGNGTSLPDYTATPGLEDLDGGVTVIELPENLGCPGGRNEGLRRLAEIGDVDVVVELDDDGLLVDKDVLRRVRDHFAADDRLGIVGFRIADEHGETQRRHVPRLRAGDPMRGGPVTAFLGGGHAFSMKMLAQTGLWPAEFFFTHEETDLAWRALDAGWKVEYDPELLLQHPKTSPARHAVYYRMTARNRVWLARRNLPLPLVPAYLGTWTLLTLARTRDPKGLRAWAGGFAEGVRTPCGERRPMRWSTVWRMTRLGRPPVI from the coding sequence TTGTCCGCACCACGCATCGGCGTATCCATCGTGACCATGGGAGACCGCCCGCAGGCGGTCGAGGCGCTGCTGGCGTCGGTCGCCATGCAGGACGTCCGGCCCACCCGGCTCGTGATCATCGGCAACGGCACCTCTCTCCCCGACTACACCGCCACCCCCGGTCTGGAAGACCTCGACGGCGGGGTGACCGTCATCGAGCTGCCGGAGAACCTCGGCTGCCCCGGCGGCCGGAACGAGGGGCTGCGCCGGCTCGCCGAGATCGGCGACGTGGACGTGGTGGTCGAGCTGGACGATGACGGACTGCTGGTCGACAAGGACGTGCTGCGCCGGGTACGGGACCACTTCGCGGCCGACGACCGGCTCGGCATCGTCGGCTTCCGGATCGCCGACGAGCACGGCGAGACCCAGCGGCGGCACGTGCCCCGGCTGCGGGCGGGCGACCCGATGCGCGGCGGCCCGGTGACGGCGTTCCTCGGCGGCGGCCACGCGTTCTCCATGAAGATGCTGGCCCAGACCGGCCTGTGGCCCGCGGAGTTCTTCTTCACCCACGAGGAGACCGACCTCGCCTGGCGTGCGCTCGACGCGGGCTGGAAGGTCGAGTACGACCCCGAGCTGCTGCTCCAGCACCCGAAGACGTCCCCCGCCCGGCACGCGGTCTACTACCGGATGACGGCTCGCAACCGCGTCTGGCTGGCCCGCCGCAACCTGCCGCTCCCCCTGGTCCCCGCCTACCTCGGCACCTGGACCCTGCTCACCCTCGCCCGCACCCGCGACCCGAAGGGCCTGCGGGCCTGGGCGGGCGGTTTCGCGGAGGGCGTCCGCACCCCGTGCGGGGAGCGGCGCCCGATGCGCTGGTCCACGGTCTGGCGGATGACGCGACTGGGCCGCCCGCCGGTCATCTGA
- a CDS encoding zinc ribbon domain-containing protein, translated as MNAAPADQIRLLDVQALDTRLAQLSHKRSSLPEHAEIEQLSNDLAQLRDLLVASTTEESDTAREQTKAEQDVDQVRQRAVRDQQRLDSGAVSSPKDLESLQREITSLAKRQGDLEDVVLEIMERREAAQERVTELTERVSAVQARVDDATARRDAATAELDAEAATVAKDRQVVAEVIPADLMKLYDKLRAQQGGVGAARLYQRRCEGCRLELNMAEVNDVKAASPETVLRCENCHRILIRTSESGLS; from the coding sequence CTGAACGCCGCGCCCGCCGACCAGATCCGACTTCTCGACGTCCAGGCCCTCGACACCCGGCTCGCCCAGCTCTCCCACAAGCGGTCCTCGCTGCCGGAGCACGCCGAGATCGAGCAGCTCAGCAACGACCTCGCCCAGCTGCGCGACCTGCTGGTCGCCTCCACCACCGAGGAGAGCGACACCGCCCGCGAGCAGACCAAGGCCGAGCAGGACGTCGACCAGGTGCGCCAGCGCGCCGTCCGCGACCAGCAGCGCCTGGACTCCGGCGCGGTCTCCTCGCCCAAGGACCTGGAGAGCCTCCAGCGCGAGATCACCTCGCTCGCCAAGCGCCAGGGCGACCTGGAGGACGTCGTCCTGGAGATCATGGAGCGCCGCGAGGCCGCCCAGGAGCGCGTCACCGAGCTGACCGAGCGGGTCTCCGCCGTCCAGGCCAGGGTCGACGACGCCACCGCCCGCCGCGACGCCGCCACCGCCGAGCTGGACGCCGAGGCCGCCACGGTGGCCAAGGACCGCCAGGTCGTCGCCGAGGTCATCCCCGCCGACCTGATGAAGCTGTACGACAAGCTCCGCGCCCAGCAGGGCGGGGTCGGCGCCGCCCGGCTCTACCAGCGCCGCTGCGAGGGCTGCCGGCTGGAGCTGAACATGGCCGAGGTCAACGACGTGAAGGCCGCCTCCCCGGAGACGGTCCTGCGCTGCGAGAACTGCCACCGGATTCTGATCCGCACCTCGGAGTCGGGTCTGTCATGA
- a CDS encoding bifunctional RNase H/acid phosphatase: protein MTVAHHLVVEADGGSRGNPGPAGYGAVVIDPATGEPLAEAAEYIGVATNNVAEYRGLIAGLTAAKALFPDAGDALRVHVRMDSKLVVEQMSGRWKIKHPDMKPLAARAAAILPPSRVTYEWIPRAQNKHADRLANEAMDAGRDGRQWEASASTAALDAPGARTPSAPPPAQGPPGDQAAGAARARAALAAARGGGAPEGLFPLPGTGAPDASLPHTPVPHTPVPGGPLSVPEPQQGAGTRQGTAGTPEDAAGTPQKTAGTPQTGWGSAPDLGAPATLVLLRHGETALTPQKRFSGSGGTDPELSATGRGQAERAAEHFAAVGAVQEIVSSPLRRCRETASAVAARLGLDVRIDEGLRETDFGAWEGLTFGEVRERYGDDLTAWLASPETAPTGGGESFAEVAERVAAARDRIVARYAGRTVLLVTHVTPIKTLVRLALGAPPEALFRMELSAASISTVAYYGDGNASVRLLNDTSHLR from the coding sequence ATGACCGTCGCCCACCACCTGGTGGTCGAGGCCGACGGCGGCTCCCGGGGCAATCCGGGGCCCGCCGGCTACGGCGCGGTCGTCATCGATCCGGCCACGGGCGAGCCGCTGGCCGAGGCCGCCGAGTACATCGGCGTGGCGACGAACAACGTCGCCGAGTACCGGGGGCTGATCGCCGGACTGACCGCCGCGAAGGCACTGTTCCCGGACGCCGGGGACGCACTGAGGGTCCATGTCCGGATGGACTCCAAGCTCGTGGTCGAGCAGATGTCGGGGCGCTGGAAGATCAAGCACCCCGACATGAAGCCGCTGGCGGCCCGCGCCGCCGCGATCCTGCCGCCGTCCCGCGTGACGTACGAGTGGATTCCGCGCGCGCAGAACAAGCACGCGGACCGGCTCGCCAACGAGGCGATGGACGCGGGCCGCGACGGTCGGCAGTGGGAGGCGTCCGCCTCGACCGCCGCCCTCGACGCCCCGGGTGCCCGCACCCCGAGCGCCCCGCCCCCGGCGCAGGGCCCGCCCGGCGACCAGGCCGCGGGAGCGGCCAGGGCCCGTGCGGCGCTGGCGGCGGCGCGCGGCGGCGGAGCCCCCGAAGGGCTTTTCCCGCTGCCGGGAACCGGGGCACCGGACGCGTCGCTTCCGCACACGCCGGTTCCGCACACGCCGGTTCCGGGCGGGCCGCTCTCCGTACCGGAACCGCAGCAGGGGGCCGGCACGCGCCAGGGGACGGCCGGGACGCCGGAGGACGCGGCCGGTACGCCGCAGAAGACGGCCGGCACCCCGCAGACCGGCTGGGGTTCCGCCCCCGACCTGGGTGCTCCCGCCACACTCGTCCTGCTCCGGCACGGCGAGACCGCCCTCACACCACAGAAGCGGTTCTCCGGCAGCGGCGGCACCGACCCCGAACTCTCCGCCACCGGTCGCGGCCAGGCCGAGCGGGCCGCCGAGCACTTCGCCGCCGTCGGCGCCGTCCAGGAGATCGTCAGCTCCCCGCTGCGCCGCTGCCGCGAGACCGCGTCCGCCGTCGCCGCCCGCCTCGGCCTGGACGTCCGCATCGACGAGGGCCTGCGTGAGACGGACTTCGGCGCGTGGGAGGGCCTGACCTTCGGCGAGGTGCGGGAGCGGTACGGCGACGACCTCACCGCCTGGCTGGCCTCCCCGGAGACCGCCCCGACCGGCGGCGGCGAGAGTTTCGCGGAGGTGGCCGAGCGGGTCGCGGCGGCGCGGGACCGGATCGTCGCCCGGTACGCGGGCCGCACGGTCCTGCTCGTCACCCACGTGACCCCGATCAAGACGCTCGTCCGGCTCGCCCTGGGCGCCCCGCCCGAGGCGCTGTTCCGGATGGAGCTGTCGGCGGCCTCGATCTCGACGGTCGCGTACTACGGCGACGGCAACGCCTCCGTACGCCTGCTCAACGACACCTCGCACCTGCGTTAG
- the yaaA gene encoding peroxide stress protein YaaA, which produces MLVLLPPSEGKAASGRGASLKPESLSLPGLAPARAAVLDELVELCQADEEKAREVLGLSVGLAGEVGKNAELRTAGTRPAGELYTGVLYDALDLASLEADARRRAAKSLLVFSGLWGAVRIGDRIPPYRCAMGVKLPGLGALGAYWRTPMETVLPEVAGNGLVLDLRSSAYAAAWKPKGEVASRTASVRVLHAQIVDGVEKRSVVSHFNKATKGRLVRDLLVAGARPTGPAQLVEALRDLGYVVEAEAPARAGRPWALDVVVTEIH; this is translated from the coding sequence TTGCTCGTGCTGTTGCCGCCCTCCGAAGGAAAGGCCGCCTCGGGGCGTGGGGCTTCCCTGAAGCCGGAGTCGCTGTCGCTGCCGGGGCTCGCCCCCGCCCGTGCCGCGGTGCTGGACGAGCTGGTCGAGCTGTGCCAGGCGGACGAGGAGAAGGCCCGTGAGGTATTGGGCCTGAGCGTGGGGCTGGCGGGCGAGGTCGGCAAGAACGCCGAGCTGCGCACCGCCGGGACCCGGCCGGCCGGGGAGCTGTACACCGGCGTGCTGTACGACGCCCTCGACCTGGCCTCGCTGGAGGCGGACGCGCGGCGGCGGGCGGCGAAGTCGCTGCTGGTCTTCTCGGGGCTGTGGGGCGCGGTCCGGATCGGCGACCGGATTCCGCCGTACCGCTGCGCGATGGGCGTGAAGCTGCCCGGCCTCGGCGCGCTCGGCGCGTACTGGCGTACCCCGATGGAGACCGTGCTGCCCGAGGTCGCCGGAAACGGGCTCGTCCTGGATCTGCGGTCCTCCGCGTACGCGGCCGCGTGGAAGCCGAAGGGCGAGGTGGCCTCACGGACGGCGAGCGTGCGGGTGCTCCACGCGCAGATCGTGGACGGCGTGGAGAAGCGGTCCGTGGTCAGCCACTTCAACAAGGCGACCAAGGGCCGCCTGGTGCGCGATCTGCTGGTGGCCGGCGCCCGGCCCACGGGCCCGGCGCAACTGGTGGAGGCCCTGCGGGACCTCGGGTACGTGGTGGAGGCGGAGGCCCCCGCCCGCGCCGGGCGGCCGTGGGCGCTGGACGTGGTGGTGACGGAGATCCACTGA
- a CDS encoding sulfite exporter TauE/SafE family protein → MGWSTELLGFATGLLISVATAPVGVSGAVFLLPVQISVLGVPSPAVTPTNLLYNVVAGPGALVRHHRAGTLRGPLTRLLVLGTVPGVVVGAVIRVFAVPGPAVFRLLIAVLLLPLGSWLCLRTLRRASRTAPARELSSRTVTRLAMAVGVAGGIYGIGGGSILGPILAGRGMPVSRVAPAALAATFVTSVVGAGTYALLSLTTTGDIAPYWSLGLACGLGGLCGGYLGARLQPRLPETALRLLLGMLALGVGGLYAVQILH, encoded by the coding sequence GTGGGCTGGTCGACGGAGCTGCTCGGGTTCGCCACCGGGCTCCTGATCTCCGTGGCCACCGCGCCCGTGGGCGTCTCGGGCGCGGTGTTCCTGCTGCCGGTCCAGATCAGCGTGCTCGGGGTGCCCAGCCCGGCGGTCACCCCGACGAACCTGCTCTACAACGTGGTGGCGGGCCCCGGTGCGCTGGTGCGGCACCACCGGGCCGGAACCCTGCGGGGACCGCTCACCCGGCTGCTCGTTCTCGGCACCGTCCCCGGCGTCGTCGTGGGCGCGGTGATCCGGGTGTTCGCGGTGCCGGGCCCGGCGGTGTTCCGGCTGCTCATCGCCGTCCTGCTGCTGCCGCTGGGGAGCTGGCTCTGCCTGCGCACCCTGCGCCGCGCCTCCCGCACGGCCCCCGCACGGGAGCTCTCCTCGCGCACCGTCACCCGGCTGGCCATGGCCGTCGGAGTCGCCGGGGGGATCTACGGCATCGGCGGCGGATCGATCCTCGGCCCGATCCTGGCCGGGCGCGGCATGCCGGTGTCGAGGGTGGCCCCCGCCGCGCTCGCCGCCACCTTCGTGACGTCGGTGGTGGGTGCGGGGACGTACGCGCTGCTCTCCTTGACCACCACCGGCGACATCGCGCCGTACTGGTCCCTCGGCCTGGCCTGCGGCCTCGGCGGCCTCTGCGGGGGCTATCTCGGCGCCCGCCTCCAGCCGCGTCTGCCGGAGACCGCGCTGCGGCTGCTGCTGGGGATGCTGGCGCTGGGCGTCGGCGGGCTCTACGCCGTACAGATCCTGCACTGA
- a CDS encoding GNAT family N-acetyltransferase encodes MTGYGAARRLGHEGVRLRPATLQDAEAVTRVFLDSRAAAMPYLARVHSDEDTLAWITHVVLPTSTGVWVAEEREGGDLLGFAVLAGDDELDHLYLRPDALRRGIGSRLLAEVRGAAKGGLSLYVFQRNAAARAFYERHGFTAVAFDDGGRNEENEPDVLYRWSP; translated from the coding sequence ATGACGGGCTATGGGGCCGCGCGCCGGCTCGGACACGAGGGCGTACGGCTGCGCCCGGCCACCCTGCAGGATGCCGAAGCCGTCACGCGGGTCTTTCTGGACTCCCGCGCCGCCGCCATGCCGTATCTGGCGCGGGTGCACAGCGACGAGGACACCCTCGCCTGGATCACCCATGTCGTGCTGCCCACCAGTACCGGGGTGTGGGTGGCCGAGGAGCGGGAGGGCGGGGACCTGCTCGGGTTCGCCGTGCTCGCCGGGGATGACGAGCTCGATCACCTCTATCTGCGGCCCGACGCGCTGCGGCGCGGGATCGGCAGCCGGTTGCTGGCCGAGGTGCGCGGCGCGGCGAAGGGCGGGCTCAGCCTGTACGTGTTCCAGCGCAACGCCGCCGCCCGTGCCTTCTACGAGCGGCACGGGTTCACCGCCGTCGCGTTCGACGACGGCGGTCGCAACGAGGAGAACGAACCCGACGTGCTGTACCGCTGGAGCCCGTGA
- a CDS encoding Fic family protein gives MLYETPLLTAADHHVLDEIAEMRRELHHAVQQAPTKWTLDLRRHLTASAIAASNTIEGYEVDARDVADLMDDAQEKVDVTEANRAETVAYQQAMTYIQSLHGVPDFAYSKGLLNALHWMLQGHHHPRKPAGQWRRGPIFITAVGDPHATEYEGPHEDDVAGLMSELTDWLNTGDMDSDPLVRAAMAHFNLVKIHPWADGNGRMSRSLQTLLISREGVLAPEFSSIEAWLGMPGHTWDYYKVLREVGGPVYSPKRDTAPWVRFNLRAYHEQTQSVQHRVNRSNRCWIELDERRDALDVSERQVTALHEVAMTGRVRRSRYEKSEGISEQQAQRDMQHLMRRELLTPVGNTKGRYYVPGARYPREVLATAAARHRIRDPYGSAA, from the coding sequence ATGCTGTACGAGACGCCTCTCCTCACCGCTGCTGACCATCACGTCCTGGACGAGATCGCGGAGATGCGTCGCGAACTGCACCACGCCGTGCAGCAAGCACCCACCAAGTGGACCCTCGACCTGAGGCGCCATCTGACCGCATCAGCCATCGCAGCCTCCAATACCATCGAGGGCTATGAAGTAGATGCCCGCGACGTCGCCGACCTCATGGACGACGCCCAGGAGAAGGTGGACGTCACCGAGGCGAACCGCGCGGAGACCGTCGCCTACCAGCAAGCCATGACCTACATCCAGTCCTTGCACGGCGTTCCCGATTTCGCGTACAGCAAGGGCCTGCTCAACGCCCTGCACTGGATGCTGCAAGGGCACCACCACCCTCGTAAGCCCGCCGGACAGTGGCGGCGGGGCCCGATCTTCATCACCGCGGTCGGCGATCCTCACGCTACGGAATACGAAGGGCCCCACGAAGACGATGTGGCCGGTCTGATGAGTGAGCTGACCGACTGGCTCAACACCGGCGACATGGATTCCGATCCGCTGGTACGCGCGGCGATGGCGCACTTCAATCTCGTCAAGATCCACCCGTGGGCCGATGGCAACGGCCGGATGTCCCGTTCTTTGCAAACTCTCCTGATCTCCCGAGAAGGTGTTCTCGCGCCCGAGTTCTCCTCCATCGAGGCATGGCTGGGAATGCCCGGACACACGTGGGACTACTACAAGGTGCTGCGCGAGGTCGGCGGGCCTGTCTACAGCCCGAAGCGGGACACCGCCCCGTGGGTACGGTTCAACCTGCGCGCCTATCACGAGCAGACCCAGAGCGTGCAGCATCGCGTGAACCGATCCAATAGGTGCTGGATCGAGCTGGACGAACGGCGAGACGCCCTTGATGTTTCCGAGCGCCAGGTCACCGCTCTGCATGAAGTCGCGATGACCGGACGGGTGCGCCGTTCACGGTACGAGAAATCAGAAGGAATCAGCGAGCAACAGGCGCAGCGCGATATGCAGCACCTGATGCGCCGGGAGTTGCTGACACCCGTGGGCAATACGAAGGGCCGTTACTACGTTCCTGGCGCCCGCTACCCCCGGGAAGTCCTGGCCACGGCCGCCGCCCGGCACCGCATCCGCGACCCTTACGGCAGTGCCGCCTGA
- a CDS encoding ABC transporter substrate-binding protein yields MSLRPRGTAAVALAVAAALSLSACGGGADGDADAAKSEAGGGKKAAVATGGKDFADAAKKTAGYGTDAKAGEFPRTVTHAMGKTEIKAAPKRVVVLDVGELDNVVSLGLKPVGYAPSEGDATLPSYLKKAAGEPKSVGTINSLNLEAIAGLQPDLILGSQLRAADKYDELSKIAPTVFSIRPGFTWKENYLLNARALDRTKEAETALAAYEEKAEKLGEDIGPDKPTVSMVRYMPDRIRLYAKASFIGTILQDVGLPRPKNQQIDDLAAEVGPERIDEADADWIFTGVYGDPKATQRDTARSNPLWKNLKAVKEGRAKDVSDETWYLGLGVTAAGLVLDDLRADLVK; encoded by the coding sequence ATGTCCCTCCGACCCCGCGGTACCGCCGCAGTCGCCCTGGCTGTCGCGGCAGCCCTCTCCCTGTCGGCCTGTGGGGGCGGTGCCGACGGCGACGCGGACGCGGCGAAGTCCGAGGCGGGCGGCGGCAAGAAGGCCGCCGTCGCCACGGGCGGCAAGGACTTCGCGGACGCCGCGAAGAAGACGGCCGGGTACGGCACGGACGCGAAGGCCGGAGAGTTCCCCCGCACGGTCACCCACGCCATGGGGAAGACCGAGATCAAGGCCGCGCCCAAGCGGGTCGTCGTCCTGGACGTCGGCGAACTGGACAACGTCGTCTCGCTCGGTCTGAAGCCGGTCGGCTACGCGCCGAGCGAGGGCGACGCGACCCTCCCCTCCTACCTGAAGAAGGCGGCGGGCGAGCCGAAGAGCGTCGGCACCATCAACAGCCTCAACCTGGAGGCCATCGCGGGCCTCCAGCCGGACCTGATCCTCGGCAGCCAGCTCCGGGCCGCGGACAAGTACGACGAGCTGTCCAAGATCGCGCCCACCGTCTTCTCCATCCGCCCCGGCTTCACCTGGAAGGAGAACTACCTCCTCAACGCCCGGGCCCTGGACCGTACGAAGGAGGCCGAGACGGCGCTCGCCGCGTACGAGGAGAAGGCCGAGAAGCTCGGCGAGGACATCGGTCCCGACAAACCGACCGTCTCGATGGTCCGCTACATGCCCGACCGGATCCGGCTCTACGCCAAGGCGTCGTTCATCGGCACGATCCTCCAGGACGTCGGCCTGCCGCGGCCGAAGAACCAGCAGATCGACGACCTCGCCGCCGAGGTCGGCCCGGAGCGGATCGACGAGGCGGACGCCGACTGGATCTTCACCGGCGTCTACGGCGACCCGAAGGCCACCCAGCGCGACACCGCCCGCTCCAACCCGCTGTGGAAGAACCTGAAGGCCGTGAAGGAGGGCCGGGCCAAGGACGTCTCCGACGAGACCTGGTACCTGGGCCTCGGCGTCACCGCGGCCGGCCTGGTCCTCGACGACCTCCGCGCCGACCTGGTGAAGTGA